In Acidobacteriota bacterium, the genomic window ATCGCAAAACAAGCGAATGCGATTTTAGATTTCATGTTGGTGATCCAAACAGCTTCTTATTGTTTCGATTGACCTTGGAGCGGAAGGGAGTTGGCGGACTCGACGCTGGCCACTATCCTGCGCAGGATCTCGGGAAGCTTTTTATCGTCGACCCATCTCACGACGACTACCAGATCGTGAACTGGATCCACGAATGAGATGTTGGTGCCGGCGCCGAGAGCCGCGAAGCTGTTTGCCGGCATACCGGGGTACATCTTCTCGCCTGTGTTGAGCCACCACATGTAGCCGTAGTCCTGCTTCAACTCGCACGGCGTCGTCGCCATCGCGATCCACTTCTCCGAAATCAACTGCCGGTCTTTCCACTTTCCGCCGCGGAGGAACAGATATCCAAACCGCGCCAGGTCGCGAGAGCTGATCCACATTCCTCCGCCCCAGTGACCGCCGCCGCTCACCGATTTCATGGTTTTGCCGTCGATCTCAACATCCGAGTTGCGGTAGCCATTCCATTGCCAGCCGTCGGAAGCGCCGATCGGATCCATGATCATTTCCTTGAGCACCGCCGGAAGCGGCCGCTTCCAGACTCGCAGAGACGACAGCGCTACCCGGTTGACGCGCACGTCGTTGTATTCCCAGAAGCTGCCATGCTCTTGAAGCTGGCGGTCGCGCCCGCGCCTCCTGTCAAAGGTATCGGGCTTGTCCCACAGTGTGCCTTCCCATTCGCTGGTCTGCTGAAGCGACTCGTGCCAGGTGATAGCGGCGTTGTGCGCGCTGTCGTAGCCGCCATCCTTGACGTACTTACTCACGGCATCGCTGGTGCTCTTGATCAAGCCCCGATCGAAGGCCAGGCCAACGGTCGTCGACACGAAGCTCTTGGCCGCGCTGAACGACATATCGACTCGCCGTGTGTCTCCGAACTCCGCGACGATGTAGCCGTGCCTCAGGACCACGAGGTTGATGGGCGCGCGCTCCTTCGTCGGTCCAACGATTTCACCTGAGCGCTCGGTGGTCGTTCGCCTGGTTATGTACTCGAGCGGGTCCTTGCTGAAGACGGTCGTTTCGCTTGCTCGCGCGAACTGCATAGCGTCCTCGAGCTTAGCGCTATCCATCCCGGCTTCTTCAGGGCGCTTGTGTTCCCATCCGTCGCCGGCCGGCGGATAGTAAAGCGCTCGGCTGGATTGCCTGGCGTCGTCGATGTCTACGGCAAGCAATCGCTTGGGCTCGTGACCGACAGGAATCGTAGCGACAACCTTCTTGGTGCGCGGGTCGATTGCGGAAACGGTGTCGTCGAGCTGATTGCTGACCCACACCAGGCGGCCATCCGGACTGATGGTGATCCAGTTCGGGACGCGGCCCACGTCGATTTTCGCGAGCTGTTTCAGATCCGGCACTGAAAAGGCGTAAACCGCCTTGCCTGCCATGCTCGTCACGTATAACTCGCGCTCGTCGGGCGTGAGCGCGAGCCCATGGGTGAGAGTGTCGTAGGGCGGGATCACGGTGCCCGGGGGCAACGCCGGGAGCTCCACTCGACGAATCGTTTTTCCTTCTTTGAGGTCGACCACTACGAACCCGTGCAACTTGGACAGCGCAACATACGCGAGCTTTTGGTCTCTGCGAAGCGCTATCGGGCGAACCCAATCGCCCGGCGCGATCTCATTGATCTGCTTGTGCGTGGCGGTGTCGTATATCGTGATTCGCGAGCCCGCCATCGAGCCCAGGTACAGCCGCTTGCCGTCCGCCGAGACATATGTGTTGTGCGGCCACGCGGGCGCCTTCATCCGGTCGATCACTTTCATCGTGGTTGTATCCACGACGTCGATCGCCGCATCGTTACGCAGCGGCACGAAGACCTTGCGGCCATCCCGGGTGATCGATACTTCATTCGGGGCGCGGCCTACCTTCGTGCGCGCGGTCACCCGATTAGTCGCGGTGTCCACGGCGACCAGTTCGTCGGTCCCCTCGACGCTGATGTACAACGTGCGTCGATCGGGCGAGAGGACTACGCCGTGCGGGTTTGCGCCGACATTGATACTCCCGACGACTTTCATCGTCGCCGGATCAATGACCGTGACGTCGTTACCCTTGGAGTTGGTGACGTACACCCGCGCAGTTCGGCGATCGGCGGCGCCGGCGGCCGATGCCGCCAGAAGAACTAGGGCGATAGCGATAAAGGTGAGCTTTGATGATTTCATAGCGGCCACATAATACACGAAACGGGCCGTGGTTTGAACACGGAAAAACTATAGCGAACACCCGCAACTTTCAGTTGGAGGGGGATTGTACGCTGCCTAAGCGGTAGCGTTAATTTGCCCGCCGCAACTGCGCGCTCACGCTGGTCCGTCGCCGCGAGAGCGCTGTGGTATCATCCGTTTTTCATGTACATCGATTCGCACACACACATTGAGGGAAGCGAATTCGACGCCGATCGCGAAGCCGTCATTCAACGCGCGATTGACGCTGGAGTCGAGATCATCGTGTGTGTAGGCGACGGCGAAGTAGCCGCAGACTCGCACGCCGCAGCGTTTCGCATCGCCGAAGAATATCCATTCATCTACACCACCGTCGGCGTTCATCCGCACGAAGCTCGCCTGCT contains:
- a CDS encoding beta-propeller fold lactonase family protein, whose protein sequence is MKSSKLTFIAIALVLLAASAAGAADRRTARVYVTNSKGNDVTVIDPATMKVVGSINVGANPHGVVLSPDRRTLYISVEGTDELVAVDTATNRVTARTKVGRAPNEVSITRDGRKVFVPLRNDAAIDVVDTTTMKVIDRMKAPAWPHNTYVSADGKRLYLGSMAGSRITIYDTATHKQINEIAPGDWVRPIALRRDQKLAYVALSKLHGFVVVDLKEGKTIRRVELPALPPGTVIPPYDTLTHGLALTPDERELYVTSMAGKAVYAFSVPDLKQLAKIDVGRVPNWITISPDGRLVWVSNQLDDTVSAIDPRTKKVVATIPVGHEPKRLLAVDIDDARQSSRALYYPPAGDGWEHKRPEEAGMDSAKLEDAMQFARASETTVFSKDPLEYITRRTTTERSGEIVGPTKERAPINLVVLRHGYIVAEFGDTRRVDMSFSAAKSFVSTTVGLAFDRGLIKSTSDAVSKYVKDGGYDSAHNAAITWHESLQQTSEWEGTLWDKPDTFDRRRGRDRQLQEHGSFWEYNDVRVNRVALSSLRVWKRPLPAVLKEMIMDPIGASDGWQWNGYRNSDVEIDGKTMKSVSGGGHWGGGMWISSRDLARFGYLFLRGGKWKDRQLISEKWIAMATTPCELKQDYGYMWWLNTGEKMYPGMPANSFAALGAGTNISFVDPVHDLVVVVRWVDDKKLPEILRRIVASVESANSLPLQGQSKQ